TCTCAGCTAGGGAGGCAAATGGCCTATGCGGAGAGGAAAATCTCGGAACAGCGTGTCTTTCAGACGGTTCGTTCCGACTATCCTCAGGACATCCTTCATATGCGGAGGCTGTTGAGATATTTGAAGATCGGTCTGGACTGGAACGATTTTGGAAAAACCCTCTGGTTTTGGGGAGAGGTACAGAAACGGCGTATCGTGGAAAGCTATTTTATGGCTAAAAAATCGTCCTATTCGGAGGAGGCATAAATCATGGATCGCAGGTTCTTGAACCTTCACGTTTTAATTTCCCACAGTCCGTCCTGTCTCAACAGAGACGATATGAACATGCAGAAATCGGCTCGTTTCGGAGGGGTGAGGCGGGTGAGGGTCTCCAGCCAGTGTCTGAAGAGGGTGATACGGAGAAGCGACAAGTACAGGGAGCTTTTCGGGGATCCTTCGGTGAGGACCAGGAATAACGAGGCCTTGATGGGATATCTAAGATCGATCCCCAGATTCGACAGATTCTCCGATGGCGAGCTTAAATTGGTAATCAATTCTTCCGGGATGCAAAACAGCGTCGTGACTCCGTGGATGATCGACGAGTTCGAGTCGATCGTGGAGGCCGTCCACTCCGCCATAGTTGAAAAGAATACCCCTGAGGATAAAATCCTCAAGATGGCGGATAAAGCTTCCCCAAAAAATAAAACCGGGGACAAAGACATCGATAAGGCAATGGAGAAGGCGGCCGACGAGTTTAAAAAGGCAGGCGTATCCTGTGCCGACATAGCCCTTTCCGGCAGGATGTGTGCCTCTGGAATACTTGACTCCGTAGAGGGAGCCATGTCTCTGTCCCATTCCATAACCACCCATGCCATGGAGGCAGAGATCGACTGGTTTACCGCCATGGACGATCTGACCTGCGAGACGGAGGAGACGGGAGCAGGGCATCTCAACACCCAGGAATTCGGATCGGGGGTTTTCTATCGCTATGCCTCGATAAATATGGATCTTCTTGAGAAGAACCTAGGCGGAGATAAAGAAAGGGCGATTGATACGGCTGCCGGGTTTACGGAACTTCTCTCTACCGTTGTGCCAACGGGGAAACAGAAAAGCTTTGCCTCCTACTCTTTGGCCGATCTGGTGTTGGCCGTAAAGTCCGATATACCCGTATCCCTTCATAATGCCTTCGAAAGGCCAGTTTCCGGCGACAGGCGAAGCGGTTTGATGGACCCATCCATAAAGGCTCTATCGGGGTACAGAGACCTAGTCCACAGCGGCTACGGTCTGGACGAGGAGTCGGCGGTATTCTCGATCAGGGACACATCTTTAACTGAACGGGTCGGCTCTCTGAAAGAGTTGCTCGAGTGGATAAAAGAATAATCCGATGCCATGTGTCGCTACCTGATAATTAGACTTCAGGGCATCCTTCAAGCCTGGGGACGCCATACCTTCGAGACCTATCGTCCCACAGAGGTCTTTCCTACTAGGTCGGGAATTACCGGTCTGATCGGTGCCTGTCTGGGATTGACCCGCCGAGATCACGAGGCTTTAGCTGAATTGGACAGTTCCTATCGCTACGGAGCCAGACTTGACGGGTGCAGAGATGTCTTTTGGGACATCTCCGATGAGAACCTGTCTCTGATGAAGTCGATTGGATGTGATCCGGGAAAATTGGAGGATTTTCACACAGTTCAGGATGTCAGGACCGTGGGAGGAGATATCAAGCCTACCGAGGTCACCCGTAGGGAATATCTGGAGGATGCCTGTTTTTCGGTGGTCCTGTGGGAAACGGAAGAAGCGGCGTTCGGTCTGGATCGTATAGAAGAAGCGTTGAGATCCCCTAAATTCACCCCCTATCTAGGCAGAAAAAGCTGCCCTCTCGGCAGGCCTCTTTTCGACGGGATGGTCGAGGCCGAATCGGCTTATGATGCGTTGAGCCGAACCGCTCCAGGATGGGGGATTTTATACGTCGAGGACGACCCGGGAGAGAAAGGCGTTAGCATGAGGATCCGGGATGTTCCGCGGTTTAAACGAACAAGGCAGTTCGATACTAGGACGATCTACGTTTCCACCGTGTCGGAAGGAGGTGGAGGCAATGTATCTGAGTGAATGGAGGTTGCCCTGGTCCAGAAGCCATAACCCGTATGAGATCCATCGAAAACTATGGGAGGCTTTTCCCGATATGCCGGATGGCAAACGGTCGTTTTTGTTTCGTTGGGAGAAGCAGTTCAGATCTATATCGGTTTTGATGTTATCCCAAAACGAGCCTAGAAAGTTCCAGGGAGCCACGTTTCATAGGTCTTCCGTCTTCGATCCTCGCATCGACGAAGGTCCTTACATTTTTACTGTGAGAGCGAATCCGGTAAAGAGGCTTGCCGAGGCCCGATGCAGAGTCCCTCTGGTGGGGGAGCAGGCTCTTGTAGAATGGCTTAATCGAAAGATGGAGGGAATCTGCGAGATCGAGGATGTCACCGTGCAGAGCAGAAGCGAGATCTACTTTAAGAAAAGGGATATGGCTGGCAAAATCGTTACGGTTGATTATAGGGGGATTTTACGTCCTAAAAACGGAGAGGCACTGCTTTCGTTGATGAAAAAGGGACTTGGGCCGGCCAAGGCCTTCGGCTGTGGAATGCTCCTTTTGAAGCGGCTATGAGTTTTTATCGACCACTTCCAAAGCTTTCACCTATACCCATAAAGGATCGATCCAGTTTGGCTTTCGTGGAAAGGGGTATGGTGGACGTAAGGGACGGAACCTTCGTCGTCGTGGACGGTACGGGCGTTCGGACCCATATCCCTGTGGGTGGAATATGTTGCATAATGCTGGAACCTGGAGCACGTATCTCCCATGCCGCTGTGGCCTTGGCGGCCAGGGTCGGCACTTTGCTGATCTGGATCGGAGAAGCTGGTGTCAGGCTTTACGGAGCCGGACAGCCTGGTGGTGCTAGAGCGGACAGGTTGCTTTATCAGGCCTCCCTGGCGCTGAACGACGAGGCCAGGCTTAGGGTCGTGCGTAAAATGTACGAGCTTCGTTTCAATGCACCGTGTAATCCGAATCATTCCGTAGATCAGCTTAGAGGTGTGGAGGGCGGTCGGGTAAAAACCCTATATAAACAGCTGGCTAAACGATACGGCGTTAAATGGGACGGCCGTCGATACGATCATCGAAATGCCTCGGCGGCTGATTCGTCGAATCGATGTCTCAGTTCGGCAACAGCATGTCTTTACGGCGTATGTGAGGCGGCCATCTTGGCGGCCGGTTATTCCCCGGCGATAGGTTTTATACACACAGGAAAGCCGAGGTCTTTCGTCTTTGACGTTGCCGATGTCTTTAAGTTCGAGACGGTCGTTCCTGTGGCCTTTCGGATAGCCGGTCAGAACCCGGAGGATCCGGAAGGGGAGGTTCGCAGAGCCTGTCGCGACATATTCCGTCAGACGAAGATCCTTAAGAGATTGATACCGTCTATAGAGGATATGCTATCCGCCGGAGGGCTTCCCGTTCCGCCTCCTCCCGAGGAGGCCATGGGACCGGCATTCGAGGAGGAGAAGGGCCTTGGCGACGTTGGTCATCGTGGTTGAAAACGTTCCTGATAGATTGAGAGGCCGGCTGGCGGTATGGCTTTTGGAAATCCGGACTGGCGTGTACGTGGGGGATTATTCCAGACGAATAAGAGAGTTTATATGGGAAAATATATCTCTTGGAATAGGAGATGGAAACGCTGTCATGGTTTGGAGTGCCCCAACCGAGAGTGGTTTTGAGTTTTGATCATTGGGCGAAAACAGGCGGGAGCCGGTGGATTGCTGTGGTCTTTTGTTGAGCCGCTATACCCCTCAAGATGCGTCGAAAAATACCTTATAAGGGGTTTTTCGCAGAAGAAAAAGAGGGTTCCCCACACACGTGGGGATGAACCGGAGGGGTTCGTCCGGCGGGCGTCCAACTGGCTGGGTTCCCCACACACGTGGGGATGAACCGTTTGACGGCATAGAGGAGTACGTGGAATACCTGGGTTCCCCACACACGTGGGGATGAACCGAGCCTGTATCGTTTCCCGACCTCCGGTTATTAGGGTTCCCCACACACGTGGGGATGAACCGGGAAAAAGGAGGATTGCGCCGTTCGTGCGCCCGGGTTCCCCACACACGTGGGGATGAACCGATCTTCCTTGGGCCGGATCAGGCGGCCTATCTGGGTTCCCCACACACGTGGGGATGAACCGCACGAACACGAGTATATCGACCCTGGGAGAATGGGTTCCCCACAAACGTGGGGATGAACCGATTCGGCTATTATCTAGAGGATCTCGGTAGTTTCCCAGAAAGGCGGTGACGTTGTGGAGTTACTTGAAGCAATCCGAAGGCATGATGAATCTAAAAATATGAAGATAACTTTCAAGGATGGGCGTCACCTGATCTGTCGATTTGAGACCCTTCTTTGGGAAGACTATTTCTCTTTCTATGTCCAAGTCAAGCCTGGTGGTTCATCTGAATTCGAACCTGGGACTCTATTGGAGGTTATCGGCGAGGATATTTTCGAAATCAATGGGAAAAAGATTCACTGACATGAAAAACGCAAATGTTGGCTTACTTTTTGCTGGTAGCGGATGTGTTTATTCTGGTCGATCTTGAGCCCGAGTTTTTTTAGGCGATCCAGATTAGAGGGTTTTTCACGTCTTTTGGCTATATCCCTCGACCCTTTGTGAGATGTATTCTCAATGTATACGTATATAAGGAGGTCATCTCATGCACGTATTCGGTCCCGTGCCGTCTAGAAGGTTGGGGCGTAGCCTGGGGGTCAACCACATCCCCCCGAAGGTATGCAGCTATGCCTGCCGCTACTGTCAGTTGGGAAGTACCTTGAATATGTCCGTCGAGCGTCGGAACTTTTTCGATCCCTCGGCCATAGCGGCGGAGGTGGAGGCCAAGCTGGAGGATCTTAGAAAATCCGGAGATCCGGTAGACTACCTGGCCTTCGTCCCCGACGGCGAACCTACCCTGGATCTGGGAATAGGAACGCTGGCCGAAAAGGTCAAAGCCTTCGGGGTTCCCATAGCGGTGATATCCAACGCGTCTCTGATAGGCGATCCTGAGGTCCAAGAGGATCTGATGCAGTTCGACTGGGTCTCTCTCAAGGTGGACGGAGCTACCGAAGACGTCTGGAGATTCGTCGACAGGCCCCATAAAAAGCTCTCCTTCGACTCCATCCTGAAGGGAGTCGGGGATTTCGCCTCCTCCTACGAAGGCCATCTGGAGACCGAGACCATGCTTATAGCCGGAGGGAACGATGGCGACGAACAGCTCGAGGCCCTGGCGTCCTTTCTGGAGCCGGTCTCCCCTGCGGTGTGCCGGCTTTCGTCTCCGACCCGTCCTCCCGCATGTCCCGACGTAGCCTGCGTCGACGAGGAAAGGCTGGCCGTAGCTACCGCCACCTTTCAGTCCCACGGCCTGAATCCCATGATACTCAACGCCTACGAGGGCGACGATTTCACCAGAACTGGAGACGTCCGGGACGCCCTGCTGTCCATACTGTCGGTTCACCCGATGAAAGAGGCGGCCGTGGCCCGCTTCCTCGAGAAGGAGGGCGACGATCCCGCCCTGGTGGAGCGGATGGTGGAGGACGGAGACGTTGTCAAAACCGACTGGAGAGGCGACGTCTTCTACGCCAGAAATCTTCGCAACGCCAAGGACAGGGAGAGATACTGATGTCCAAGTTCTCCCGTTCGACCATGGAAAGATCGGTCTACGGACCTCTCTCTCGACAGGCTGGAGATCCCTCCGTTCTGTTGGGGAGCCTTTTCGGCGAGGACATTGCCTTGGTCGATACCGGAAGCGGTCTTGTGGCCTCCCACGTGGATCCCATAGTCGGAGCCTCCGAGGGGCTCGGCCGTCTGGCGGTTCACGTCGCCTGCAACGACATCGCCGCCGGAGGCATCCGTCCCAGATGGGCTCAACTGTTGGTTTTGGTGCCGGACGAGGGCGACGAGGATATACTTAAAGACATAATGGAGGACGCGGTGAAGGCGGCCCAGGAGATCTCCGTCACCATAGTTGGAGGCCATAGCGGTTACACCTCGGCCCTCTCCCGTCCTCTTGCGGCCGTTACCGCCTTCGGTTCCGCCGAGCCGGGACGGATGGTTTCCACCGGAGGCGCCTCCGAGGGAGACGTCGTATGCGTCACCCGCGGGGTAGGGCTTGAGGGCACAGCCATACTGGCCTGGGATTATCCAGAGGAGTGCCGCTCGAAAGGGCTTTCCGAGGGGGATATTGCCGAGGCCCGATCTCTGGCCGATAGGCTTTCCGTCGTGGAAGAGGCTCTCAAGCTGGCCTCTTTGGGGGCCACGGCCATGCACGATCCCACCAGAGGGGGCGTCCTCGAGGCTATGTGCGAGATGGCCCAGGGAGCCGGTATGTCCTTTAGGATCGACGGCGACGCTTTGCCGATATCGGAGACGGTCGACCGTTTCTCCAGGGCCTTCGACTTCGATCCCATGAGGATGATATCCTCCGGGGCATTGGTGGTTACCCTGCCAGGCGAAGCGGTGGAACGGGCCGGTGCGGAGCTCGAATCCATCGCACCTCTTTATCCCGTGGGAGTCGTGGAGAAAGGTTCGGGGGTGACGATAACGTCATCTTCGGGAGATCGATTTTACGAAGACCCCGAGCCCGACTTCGACGAACTGGCCCGGCTTCAGGCCTATATCTCCTGTGAGAAACGGCAAAAGCTGGTACACTGATAAGGTACCCCGAAAGGACGGGGATAGGAACGGCGGTCCTCGTGCCGCCGCGGCCTTTGAAGGGGGAGATTCGTCAGATCATGGATTACGATTACCGAGAGAAAAAGTCCGTTTTGATCTTGAACGCCAAGCTGAAGGTGGGGGTGGCCCTCACGGTTGCCGCTCATCTGGGCACTTCCATGGGGTTCCACGGAGAGGAGCACATGGGAAGGGAATGGCTTTCCGATAAATCGGGAGTGAGGCATCGCGGTTTGCCCCGCTATCCTCTGATGGTGTTCAAGGCCAAGGTTGCCCAGCTCAGGGAGGCTTTGAACAAGGCCCGGGAGACTCCGGAGCTTCTCGTCATAGACTGTCCCTCCATATTGCTGGATACAGCCGGAGACGACGAGCTGGCTGCGGCTTTGGAGGAAATGAACGAACAGGACGTCGACTACATGGGAATATTGATCCACGGTTCCAGAGACGTGGTCGACAGCATAACCGGCAAACTTAGACCTTGGTGGTAGCTTCGTGAGGCGGTTGATAAAGAGGCCGGATTCCTCTGGGAATCCGGCCTCTTCGCCTTTTCAGCTGCTTTAACTACTTTACGTCCAGAGCTTTCTGGGATCTCAGGCGGAAGTGAGCCACCGCCTTCTCCATGTCGTCGCTCAGGGAGACCAGTTCCTCCGCCGAACGAGCCATCATCTCCAGAGCCTGGCTCTCTTCCTCCATGCCATGGGTGATGGATTTCAAGGCTTCCGCTATGTTCTTCGTGTTGGTCGATATGTGCTCCACTCCGGAGGCCATCTCCTGAGTGCTGGCCGACTGTTCCTCCGCCGCCGCCGCTATGGACTGGACGTTCTCGGTTATGCCGTTCATCCTCACGACCACCTGGGTGAAGA
The genomic region above belongs to Dethiosulfovibrio faecalis and contains:
- the cas1e gene encoding type I-E CRISPR-associated endonuclease Cas1e, whose amino-acid sequence is MSFYRPLPKLSPIPIKDRSSLAFVERGMVDVRDGTFVVVDGTGVRTHIPVGGICCIMLEPGARISHAAVALAARVGTLLIWIGEAGVRLYGAGQPGGARADRLLYQASLALNDEARLRVVRKMYELRFNAPCNPNHSVDQLRGVEGGRVKTLYKQLAKRYGVKWDGRRYDHRNASAADSSNRCLSSATACLYGVCEAAILAAGYSPAIGFIHTGKPRSFVFDVADVFKFETVVPVAFRIAGQNPEDPEGEVRRACRDIFRQTKILKRLIPSIEDMLSAGGLPVPPPPEEAMGPAFEEEKGLGDVGHRG
- a CDS encoding radical SAM protein, yielding MHVFGPVPSRRLGRSLGVNHIPPKVCSYACRYCQLGSTLNMSVERRNFFDPSAIAAEVEAKLEDLRKSGDPVDYLAFVPDGEPTLDLGIGTLAEKVKAFGVPIAVISNASLIGDPEVQEDLMQFDWVSLKVDGATEDVWRFVDRPHKKLSFDSILKGVGDFASSYEGHLETETMLIAGGNDGDEQLEALASFLEPVSPAVCRLSSPTRPPACPDVACVDEERLAVATATFQSHGLNPMILNAYEGDDFTRTGDVRDALLSILSVHPMKEAAVARFLEKEGDDPALVERMVEDGDVVKTDWRGDVFYARNLRNAKDRERY
- the cas7e gene encoding type I-E CRISPR-associated protein Cas7/Cse4/CasC — translated: MDRRFLNLHVLISHSPSCLNRDDMNMQKSARFGGVRRVRVSSQCLKRVIRRSDKYRELFGDPSVRTRNNEALMGYLRSIPRFDRFSDGELKLVINSSGMQNSVVTPWMIDEFESIVEAVHSAIVEKNTPEDKILKMADKASPKNKTGDKDIDKAMEKAADEFKKAGVSCADIALSGRMCASGILDSVEGAMSLSHSITTHAMEAEIDWFTAMDDLTCETEETGAGHLNTQEFGSGVFYRYASINMDLLEKNLGGDKERAIDTAAGFTELLSTVVPTGKQKSFASYSLADLVLAVKSDIPVSLHNAFERPVSGDRRSGLMDPSIKALSGYRDLVHSGYGLDEESAVFSIRDTSLTERVGSLKELLEWIKE
- the casB gene encoding type I-E CRISPR-associated protein Cse2/CasB; its protein translation is MSPEFDFVRIKETFDGMSSGGRAEISRAELPSDLVLRGALYRLLPEGEPPSSQWQRVVFLLPWAKQEDGASQLGRQMAYAERKISEQRVFQTVRSDYPQDILHMRRLLRYLKIGLDWNDFGKTLWFWGEVQKRRIVESYFMAKKSSYSEEA
- the cas6e gene encoding type I-E CRISPR-associated protein Cas6/Cse3/CasE — translated: MYLSEWRLPWSRSHNPYEIHRKLWEAFPDMPDGKRSFLFRWEKQFRSISVLMLSQNEPRKFQGATFHRSSVFDPRIDEGPYIFTVRANPVKRLAEARCRVPLVGEQALVEWLNRKMEGICEIEDVTVQSRSEIYFKKRDMAGKIVTVDYRGILRPKNGEALLSLMKKGLGPAKAFGCGMLLLKRL
- a CDS encoding DUF2000 domain-containing protein; the protein is MDYDYREKKSVLILNAKLKVGVALTVAAHLGTSMGFHGEEHMGREWLSDKSGVRHRGLPRYPLMVFKAKVAQLREALNKARETPELLVIDCPSILLDTAGDDELAAALEEMNEQDVDYMGILIHGSRDVVDSITGKLRPWW
- the cas2e gene encoding type I-E CRISPR-associated endoribonuclease Cas2e; this encodes MATLVIVVENVPDRLRGRLAVWLLEIRTGVYVGDYSRRIREFIWENISLGIGDGNAVMVWSAPTESGFEF
- the cas5e gene encoding type I-E CRISPR-associated protein Cas5/CasD yields the protein MCRYLIIRLQGILQAWGRHTFETYRPTEVFPTRSGITGLIGACLGLTRRDHEALAELDSSYRYGARLDGCRDVFWDISDENLSLMKSIGCDPGKLEDFHTVQDVRTVGGDIKPTEVTRREYLEDACFSVVLWETEEAAFGLDRIEEALRSPKFTPYLGRKSCPLGRPLFDGMVEAESAYDALSRTAPGWGILYVEDDPGEKGVSMRIRDVPRFKRTRQFDTRTIYVSTVSEGGGGNVSE
- a CDS encoding AIR synthase-related protein, which gives rise to MSKFSRSTMERSVYGPLSRQAGDPSVLLGSLFGEDIALVDTGSGLVASHVDPIVGASEGLGRLAVHVACNDIAAGGIRPRWAQLLVLVPDEGDEDILKDIMEDAVKAAQEISVTIVGGHSGYTSALSRPLAAVTAFGSAEPGRMVSTGGASEGDVVCVTRGVGLEGTAILAWDYPEECRSKGLSEGDIAEARSLADRLSVVEEALKLASLGATAMHDPTRGGVLEAMCEMAQGAGMSFRIDGDALPISETVDRFSRAFDFDPMRMISSGALVVTLPGEAVERAGAELESIAPLYPVGVVEKGSGVTITSSSGDRFYEDPEPDFDELARLQAYISCEKRQKLVH